tcACATTGGACTAGCTTCAAGTAAATTTTTTCTGACttaaaaaatcttttttatatataaaattcagattttagctccacacacacagtaagagAACAAACCTGCTTTCAGACTTGCACTGAACCTGCAAGCCGCCATGTAAAATATAAGGAAAATTGAGCCCAGGTTACAATACAGCACTAAAATGCCAAGAGAATTCATAGGGAGCGAGTGGGTGTGCTCAAGACATTTCTAACATGCAACggacacaaaactgaaataaaaaaaaagaggagccattCACATAGAAGACTCCGAAGAAAATGTCAACTTTGCAAGACAGCAAAATTCCAGAGCTCTTGGCTATAAGGGCTGGCGTCGATATTCTGTAAACTaaaataaagtgtatttattttcgCTGTGATATACCTCAGCCTCCTGAACGCATTGTCCTGGTGTTGTGAACAATCTCCTGTGCTGACATTACTAAGTTTTTACCAGTGGACCATCGTAGGCTATTATACGTTTTGAGAAAAGACTGGGTTGTCTCAACAGTGTTTATTGACTTTCGTCATTCTGAGTGCCGAGCTCCAAGGTGTAATGGAATGCGGCATCActtgtgtgtgtcagcaaaACCATAAGGGCTGCTGTGTTTTCCAGGTGAAGGCATCAAAGTTGTGGCCTCCATTCAGAACAAGTCATCTCGTGAAATCAGGCCCAAGTACTGCTTGTACAGGAAGTACAGCTACTTTTCAACAACGAAGAGGCGTGTTGAAACCAAAGACATCCTGAAAGAAGTGGGCGAAGCCATTCCGCCTATGGCCGGTCAGACTGTCACCAGGATCATCACCATCCCTGCCACCACGTGTGCGTCCATCTTGAACTGCAGCATCATCAAAGCTGAGTACAGACTCAGGGTGCGTATCTCCCTTTCCAATAAGTGTCTTTGCATGTCTTCATGGCAACAGGGCTCCATGACCCGAATAATAGATGCtgactttttcttcttcaccacAGGTCTATCTGGATGTTAAATATGCTTCGGACCCCGAGATCAAGTTCCCTATAGTCATCCTGCCTGCTTCACAGGGGCCTGATGATGAGAGGCCGCCCCCTGCATATGGATTTGAAGGGTATGCAAACTCGAGCGTAGGGACCGATTTCCTACAAAACCCAACTGCCTTTGAACCATCTGCTCCACCTCCATCCTATGGCACATACGCAATGTACCCCTCGTTGACTGGTGCTGCTGGGAAGTACTAGATTCTCAAATACATATAATGTGAAGTGCGCAGATAAGTTGTTTAATTCACGATATAACATGTGACTCTAATAAGTTAGGGTCTACCACTCGCTGTAAAGTATTTACTATGTTTCTGCTTAAACCCTTTCACTCAGACAAGTGGAAAGAATGCTGCCTGCAAAACCCTGAAGATAATCTTAAATTGTTGGTTGTTGTAGAAGCTAAAAAGtagaaaatgtaatgtaatgtagtatTGGTAGTATACTACATTCCAGTGTTCCATTTAAGCTGTAGCTCCTGTATCACAGATAGGATGTGGTTGACAGTAGCTTACTTCACTTTATATCATTGCATCATGTTGAATGACAATTGCTCAACTGCTGCATATTATGACACACAGAGAATGCCTCAGACTTGCTGCTATTACGTAAACTATATGTTCTATTGCTCCTAATCAAATATCTTATTCAAGTGAGCACAGAGAACAATAGACAGTCGTATTGACggcttacaaaaaaaaaagctttatatTGTCTCAGGGAATAAAGGCACCTCTGTGGATCCATAAAGTGctcttatttttaattattatgaaTTATTGTGCCTGTACCTCAATCAGTTACTTTTAAATGATGTCACTTATcatcatatatatatcataCTTGTATCACACAGGGTCAACATTACAATGTTGGACAAGAATAAACCGGTCAGCTCAGCAGTGCAatagttaaattaaaataaaagcatggtAGAAAGAGTTTACTATAAAAAGTCCACAAACAAAACTATATACATTCAAAGTGCAGTGTGAACTTCGATTTAATGTATGACAACTTTAACTGTAGGGAGTCTGTGTGAATAGTTATTGTACAGGTGTATGTATAGttagttcactgtgtgtgtatcagttgtTTCACATTTGAATGAATCAGTAAATCAATATAAGCTTCAGATTGTCTTTGTTATTTGCTGACATATCCTGGAAATGTGTTAACGGAACATATGTGTGTTGAccttgacacacacaaacacacacacacacacacatgcacacacagattaaGATAATAACTCGAGCCATGAGATAAACCATCAGTCACAAGATGATGAACGTTTTCTTTCCAGTAGTGAATACATCCCGAAGGAGTCTCATGCTGGTCTGATCACAGTTCATAGATTATTGAACTGATCTATATCTTTGACTGACCTTTTAAGTTTAAAAGTGAACAGGAGGTTTTGACCTCTTTTCAAAGGGACACCTCGTCCAACAAGTCATTTCATGTGAACAAGGCAGTCCGTACAATTTGTTTGCATGCCTAATATAACACTCACTTTGTGTGCAAGGGCCTTTAGAGCCTGACACTGTGCCTGTCACGTGGTTCCTGGCTGGTTTCTACACATGTGCTGGAGGTGGGCGTGGCAGAGCGTCCTTATAAGGTGACAGCAGCTGGACTCCAGCTGGCCCCTGTGTGCCAGGGGAACCGATATTAAAGTCTCAGTCAGAGCTCAATTGTTTTTCTCAACTTTTGGGGTTGGTGGTTGGCTTGTGTTTTTGCACCACACACCATTACAGTCACATTTTCTTACTCATGCACCCACCCACCATGCTGATATGACTTCATACAACATTGTTAGTTTTAGATATCCTCCACATATTCATAATTacttaataataatttgttgatTGTTATTTTCCATGTGTCTCCATCTTTTGTCATAGCCTCGCGATTGGTTCATGACAACCTGTTCGGTTTTTAACTCCTTCCTCTTCATtaattgtgcatgtgttttgaaTTCAATGTGTAATAAACCACAGTGACATCTCCCATTCGCTATGAAAGCCTGGTATGTTTGCATCTTGGCAGATTGCTATTATAAGGGTTTTCTAGGTAGTAAGTGAATGCTTCTCCTTCATTCATTCACTAGCAGAGTTGTATAATTTTAATATAGTTAAAAGttaatattttccttttcatcccAAAATTCAGAAGATCTGCCATATTGCAGCAGCAAAGACGACAGAGAAGCATTAGTAAAATCTAATAAacacatgtaaataaaaacaggggcaATCTCTAACTATAATGAAATATAGGAATGGCAATAATACACTGTAAACAGGACAAAAAGTGTGTAAATGGGAATGCACCTGACAATGTTGCAGTTACGGGGACAAATTGATTGCACAAACTAATGGGTTTTGAAATTGTACCTTAGTGAATCAGTAGTGCAATAATGTGGATCATGTAATCTGGGGAAACTCGTGGTTGGACATTGTAATAGATGCAGGAACTAACTACTATAACTCTTTCCATCTTGCACCACTGAGTTCAGACCAGGCTGGGTCTAAATTGCAATCACTTTCCAGTTGTGTCAAGATAACAATGGACCAACATCACGCCTGACCACACCTCATTTCAAACCAAGCACCAAATCCTGTTAGGGATTACGGAATTTGCTATTTGATCATGCTGGAAAATAACTGAGTGACTTTACCTCATGATTGGTACTGCTTTGtccactgtgtttgtttgtttgtttgttagcatgattacacaaaaacaactcaacaaGTTAATATGAAATGTCGTGGAGGGGTGTGGAAATTTGAAACAGAGATCCAAGATTTCTTAACATTAGCGTTTTTGGACTTATCTTATCGTTGCTTTTCTCATTTCATCTAATGTTATCATATTGTATCGCATCATTGAGTAGCGTAACGGACGATAGGGTATCGTGGTATCTAATCATATcttatgttattttatattatctcatcttatgttatcttatcttataatatactgtatattttctTAACCTATCTTTTGAATCctacttttgtattttttcaatttGCAGTTTTGTTACTTAACTGATACGGAACGACCATTAAGGATATCCCACCAACTATTATCTTaaacagacaggaaatgaatgaatatatGGTACAGGAAATAAGATTCATCCAACAATGTATGTCTAACGATTATTGAGGGAATGAGTGGTATAGGAAATAAGTTATatcttataataattaataagtGGTACAGGAAATGAGATATGTCTAATAATTAATGTCAAAGATTAATGAGTGAATGAGTGGGATAGGAAATGATATATGGCTAATAATGAACGAATGAGTGGTTTGAGGGGAGGGAGTAAACATCTTCTCGCTCCCTCCTAAAAATTAGGACACACCCACTGAAGTTGTTGTGCTTTTTCTCTCGGTTCAGGCAGTGGGTGTGTGTTCACGAGCCATGTCGTCCACCGTGAAAAGTGTGAAAGTCACCTACACGCCGGTGAATGAGCAGGACACGTTTACGTACGGAGACCTGGTGTCAGGCCAGGTGATCCTGGAGGTGGTGAAAGAATGCCAGATCGAGTCTCTGTCTGTGAAGTTCAAAGGAAAAGCAGAAGTCATGTGGACCGAGAGATACGGACAGACCACCGTTGTTTACAGCTCCAAGGACAAGTACTTCAGTCTGAAGCATCACTTCATCAAGAAGGACAAAGGTGAGTGGTCCACTGGGACCTCACATGGGTTCAATCCGGAGTTGGATTCAGGAATGCTCGCACGGTGACGCGATGGAGAGTTTGGCGTGGCTGCACAGgccctttcaaattaaaagctctTCTCCCTGCTGCTCACACACCTTAAGAGAGATCACCACaggaaaactgtaaaaacatcaAACCAGGTGTAAAAagataatttgttttattttgtgtattacACAACACAAATCCGTGAATAATTTGCTCAAAAAACCAAATGTACAATATAAAGTAATCTTATAAATCAGATATTTTAACCgattattatttgttatttattataacttATTACTTTTCAGAGCCAAAGCCCGGAATAAGGAAGTTAAAACATTTCAGATACCGATATATCAGCAGTTATAGAAATCTGGCAATGATTTGTTATCAAAACCCAAATATAAGTTAGGCTTTATATTTCCCACAACCATGAACTTTAGtttgaataaaacacaaattctaCAAAATACTTGAATTGGGAGAACAACCagatatgaaatgaaaacacacatgcacacactgtctGCTTGGTTTATTCTGTGAGATAAAAGGTCTTCTATTACTGGATatcaacaaacataaacacctcCACTGATATGAATATGAAAGCCTGACATTGACTGTTTTTTCTCAATTAACTGATGTGTAGGTAGATGCAgattattcaatttaaaaaaaacaaaaaacattaaggATTTTACTTTTCCAAGCCTAAGTATCAAATGTGGATTCTTGTTAAATCCGtgtgttgcttttcttttctttttccagacgACCAACCACTTCTGTCAAGCCAGAATGGAGACACATGTAAGACAGCCTTTGTGACACTTTTCCTGCTTCTGTCTCTTTACCCTCTCATCACATCAGACCTCCAAGCCACAAATTCCAACACAACCTAAGGGCTCCTTCCCCACATTCCTTCAAGACTGTAATCTTATTTAACCCTTTCCTTTACGTTTTCAGACAGTAGTGTTGTTGCCCCGGGATGCCATACATACCCATTCACCTTTCAGTTCCCTTCCCAGTGAgtaacatattttttaaataatttgtaataataataacaagaagAGGACGTTTTTTTGGTACAAAATGTTTCAAAGCAAAAAACAAAGGGCTTCACAAGAggataataaacaataaaaacaaaaacaataacagaaaaaaaGGATATAACTTAAAACTCACCCTGAGATAAAAGCTTTTCAAATAATGGTGTTTTATGAGAGAATTTATAAGCAGATCAGCCTTTCTGATCACAGCTGGATCACAGATTATTTTTAAACAAGGACCCATCCATATTTCTGTGGTAAAtcagtgaaaaaaaacattctgtctcacaatgttaaagaaggcGATCTAAAAAATCCTGGATTACAAAATATAGGTCCCAAATTGCGTTCACCAAATTCTGgggaaatcagttcagtagaTTTGAGATGATCCTGCTAACGGAAACATAAATGTTAAACATCAATGAAAATagaacctccttggtgaagaTACAGAAATTAGAGCCGAGGAACCCTTTTCCACACACGTCAGTGCATATGGCAAAAACTTCTAGATCATGTTTTACAGGGATTTTGATGTAATAGGTTTGCTTGGCTAATTTTAAAAAGATGTTGGTATTATTTGATATACCCACCGCACATACATTTTATTGCCTTAACTTCTCGTGTTCTTCTGCTCTCGTGCAGTAGGAGTTTGCCGTCCTCCTTCAAGGGTTCTGTTGGTAAGATCGTGTACTTGCTGGAAGCCAGGCTGAGCAGATCGATGAGACTTGCCAAGAAAGATTCGTCTAAGTTGAACTTCCTTGCAGGAGCTGACCTGAACAGTGACCCTAAGCTACTGGTATGTGCTGAGTTTATTCCAGtcattcctccaaaataaaaaaagctctGCAGGGGTTTGGTGATAGCAGTTGTGCGACTACAATGCTGCCTCTGTTTAGTGGCTGTGTACTGGTTGGTTGAGCGATGACCTAAAAGCCGCCAGGTGTTCATATTTCCCAGCCTGTAAAACATGTTCTAACTAGGACCTGAACAAATGTGTTGGCCGTATATTGAAGTGGAAATGCTTgatgtgaaatgtttgagtccaCTAAAAACCTTtggggtaaacagtgtagcgGCTTAGTGACCTTTCTTCAGCTGTTataaaacaacagtaaaaaacccaacatgcctccatactgctggtGTGACGGCATCAAAGTGTCtggaagccctgacattcaaattcgactcgaaACGAGGTCTTTTTCACCGtgttttatggttttaaatCCACCAGAAGGGGCTCAGCTCGTGGACGTTAACATTTCCGACGGTCCCTGCACGCACCTCGTTGGAAGCTATCagcggacatttaggctaaaaactcAATGTAAATGACCTCGTGtcaagttgaatatgaatgtcgggctTACGGACTCTTGGATGACCCCAcgggagcagtatggaggcatccTATGGTCTtcatctgttgttttattacatacaaagtttacccctgagactccagaagtgttttgttggctcaaacactcccccccccctccccccatcggcataggggtgagtggataatgagtggattttcatCTTTGGAAGAATTACCCCTTTAAGTGTGGTCTCTCTCTTGTTGTCTAAGTGTATAACATGCTTTTATCTGTTCTTTCAGGCACCACAGCAAGACTCTAAGGACAAAAAATTGAAGTTTTTCAACTCAGGATCAGTAGCCATGGATGTTCATCTTGAGAGAACCGGCTTCTTCCAAGGTTAAAGGCCTCATTGTTAGTATTGACACTTCTCGCTCCCGTGCTTACGGTTGTTAGGGATGTTTTTTGGTCTGTTTTCCAGGAGAAGGGTTGAAGGTTGTGGCCAACATCCAGAACAACTCTGCCCGTGAAATCAAGCCCAAGTACACCGTGTACAGAAAGCACAGCTTCTTTGCCGGCGGGAAGAGAAGAATGGATACTAAAGATGTCTTCAGGGAGGTGGGAGAACCCATCCCACCTAATACTAACGAAATTGTGACGAGGTTCATCGCCATTCCCCATGATGTGGAGCCCTCCATCCACAACTGCAGCATCATCACAGCAGAACACAGACTTAGGGTATGCAGCATTGACCAGGAGATTCGTGTGCTTGTTCTAATGAGTCTGTGCATAAAACGTCTtctgaaatacatttattgaaaGTTGTAGGGGTTTAATAGATGGTGCTCACTTTTTAGCAACAGCGAAGGCCCCTAAATTATGACACAGCTTAGGTTTTTCTACAGCGAGAACCCCCTTAAATTCTGTGAGGGTCAATGTTCAGGACACTGTAACAACACATTGGTCGTAAACCCCCCAGGAAGCCCCCATGCCACTAACTTTCTACCAAAAGCTTTGTGATTTCAGGGGTTTGTTTTATCCAGAACAtctaaacatgtttgtgtgatgtCCCTTTTATTTATGGGTATGCACAGCTCAGCCACCGCTCAGCAGACTGAGCAGCACAGCTCTTGTTTGAGGTCCTGCCTATTTTCTTGGCATGCATCTGTTTGTCAAATGAGTCGGTTATGCACAAAGCTTGTCATAATTGTATATGGATGTATGTAAAACTTgtaaaatcataatttgtcCCTAAGACACGGTAAAGCAGAATTCAACAAAAACCCTAAGAAGACATGAATCTGTTTAGATAGATGAATTGATAAGATAAGTATTTTGTTGTTACTCATGATGCACAACAAAATCTGTGACGGCCAAATACTAAGGCTTAACCGCCTACTttcatttattacaacagattaaaGAATTATCATTTTGTGTCTATAACTTCTTTATACTATTCCATAGGTCTGTCTCGATGTCAAATATGCTTCAGACCCAGAGATCAAGTTCCCCATTGTCATCCTGCCGGCGGGTCAGGGTTCTGCTGTGGCCCCACCACCTGCTGACTCTGACTTTGGGTGTGGATTCCCGAGCGAAAAATCCGGTAATCCAGAGATGGTAGGCTGGGGCGCCGCAGCACCACAGCCGCCGACCCAAGCCTTTGGTCCCCCCCCTGCCTACAGCGAACACGAGATGTACCCTCCTACGACAGATTATGACAACAAGTATGAGTCCTGAGAAGATGCGTCGACATTTCAAGGAAATGGAAttaagagaaaaggaagaaaaggaaaattagATTCATTCTTTATGTATATCACTGTCCTTGTTATGACTTTCCTTAactataaatgtttttatagacGAATGACCAAACTGCGCTGTAGTGAAACAAGCTACCTCTTTCAATACTTTACTTTTTTGTATGATAGAggtcatttgtttttctaaaagtgagaatgtattttatttcatagACATTGCTTTTACCTCCTGCTGTATactttgtattgtattgtgcAAGTATTCAAGCTATTTCAAAGTCGGTCTTTAGGCTGAGTGATCTTGTGATGTGTTTTATTCAATTTAACTTTTTCAACTTATTGTCCGTTACATTTCTTTAGGAAAAAGCTTTTGAAATAGACTTGCAGACTGTTACCTGGTTTCCAAATGAACACTGATTATCTAGAGTTACTATGACATTGTTTCTGTACAAAGGAGTCATGGCACAAAATACTTGTTTCaagattttgtttttgctcaGAACTGGTTAATAGTAAAGGAAGTGAGAATTCTACTTCTCAGCTGTTACCCTTTTAGAGTGAATGTAAATATTGACTGAAATCCTTCCCTGTCAAACAGCTGTAACCCAGGAacaataaagtattaaaattgACATCAAGGATTATTCTTATTTCAACTGGTAGTGAGAGGTCAGCGTCTCGGAATTGATGGTGTGATCAAGTCCCGCCTCCAGCTTAACATGATTGATGGTTTTAACTAGTAGTTGGAGATCCTTTCTTATTGATGGTGAGCCTCCCAACGTGATCCTATCTGGAAGAAGGGATCCATTGAATATTCCCTGTAGTGGTAGGGTGGTGCTAGTCACCTGGACTACATACACTCATAAAGGGTGCATGCTCTTTTAAGAAACTCTCACAGGACCAGTCACTGATATTAACAAACTAAAGACAGTGGATTGACAAAACACAGACCGAGACTGATCACAGGTAACAGTCTTTAAAGACGACCGGCGTAAAAAgactcatttattttaaagggaACCaattttagttttcacaaatTTTTTCATTAAATGCTTGTGAATGATCACCTTCCCATTTAATTTAGTAAAGTTACATTTTGCATTTAACGTGTTGTGCATCttgaatattttcatttatggtttAACATTCTATGTCCCTGCAGCTCAGTGAATACACATTTGTTGGATATGATTGTTTGTCATGTGACCATCTGCATGTGACACAGTGAGAAATCCAAACCCAGGTATTCACATCCATGTCAGGTGATCCATTCACAAGTATACATCCCAggtgaattataataataaaaggtgTTGTAGTCTAATAGGTTACCTACCGCCATGGTTGTGTTCTCCATGCTCTCCGCCCACTCATGTGGTTGTCAGGTTATCATTCTTATTCTCAACACAGACAATGTGTTGCTTTGACTGTGGCCATCCAGTTGCTTTGTAATCTACATCTTTGCCGGCACACACCAGACAAACCAGTTCCACAGGATCTGCGCGACTGATTCCGGATATATAGCAGCTGTGCAGGGCTCAAAAGGCTCAAGTTTCTTCTGGAATTTCACAAGTGACTTTTCCACCGTGTGTTTCTCTGCGGACAATGACGATCCTGAATTTCTCTATTGAATATGACGCCGTCAACAGCCACAACACCTTCACCAATGGAGATACCATCAATGGAAGAATCATCGTGGAGGCTTCTAAAGAAACTAAAGTCCGGTCTCTTGTTTTCATAGCACAAGGAAAAGCTCGGGTTGTCTGGCATGAGCATTACGGGCAAAATCATCACCGCGTTTTCTGGGCTGATGAGAAATATTATAATATCGAGCATCATATCCTCAGAGAAGCAAGACAAGACGGTAACTTATTAAATTAATACAGCAATTTATGTGATACCTTGTACGTAATATAATGACTTTTGAGATGATAAGCTATCATCAATATACTGTTTAAAGATATTTAAGACTTATAATGACATACTGTTTTCCAGGTACCGAAGTCATTGGCAAAGGAAGACACgtatttcctttttcatttgcAATTCCTGACAGGtgccttttattcttttcttcacCTGTAGATGTAGATTgacttttatttctctccaggtcattttattatttattttttatttaacttcacAGAAGAATCCCATCATCTTTCAAAGACTGCACTGGCAAAATCGTTCACAAGTTGAAGGCTGAGcttaaacaatcgatgaagctGACAAAGAAGGCCAAATCCGAATTCACCTTCCGCTCCAAAGCAGACATGGATGTTCCCGGACTTCTGGTGAGAAATCCTTAATCTTAACAACAAGAGTAAAAAAAGAGACAATATTTATCTCCCTGCATTTATCTGAAGAGGGGATCTCTTCTTTTTTAGGAACCCCAGTATGGCTCCAAGGATAAATCTCTCAAGCTTTTTGGTTCTGGAAATGTTTCTATGGACATTCACACTAAGCGAATGGGCTACAAGCAAGGTAATAATGTAGAAGAGGTAATCCTGCACCCGGTGACCTTTAATCCACTGCTCGTCCTTGTTCATAAACTGATAGGAACTCCCTTCGTTATTTTAGAAAGCAGGTGAACATTGTTACATCATGGAAATATTCCATGCAGGCTCTTGTTGTGTAACATGTTCCTCTTTTGTAAAATAACCCTGCTTCCTTAGAGGTGAAAACAGGAAAGGTGTGTCAAACCGCTCAGTGTGTTAAAACTGACTCTCTACAGAGACCTCTCTCTGGATTAGGTCATGAGGAGGATGGGGAAGTGCTCAATCTGTTGGAAAACGACAGTAAAGATAGAATTCATATATTATAAAAGGGTTCGAACAGGCTTTGGCAATTTTATTATTAGACTGTATTTTTGGTTGTATCGATTATTATTGTCTATTGACATGCTCCTCAATATGGCTCCATATAAACCTGCAGTGGATTCTCTCTACGCTAATGTGTTGTAGAAGTGACGTGTATTGTCACATAATGTTATCACTGTTGGGTTTCAACCgtagtgtgtgttcatgtggtgTCGGAACGACAACCCAGAAAGTCTGTGAACATTTTGGTGGGCTACACGATTAATCAAGTAGCTGATGTAGTGCCTTACAATCCTTTGTCTTTGGTCTTTGCTATGCAAATACAGGAAAGAGATGTGAATCTGTAGTGTAAACGCTCCTAAAGTCAGATGCACAACACATTTAGTTTACAGCAGCCATATATTTTCCACACTCCAACCCCAAAGCGAATACACCAAAGTCAGAACAATGACTTAACAAGACCTTTCGaggagcatgtgtgtgcacaggtagACTGTCTATAAAGAttgacgacacgtctccacttcttcccactGTATGGAATTGAaacaaaatatcctggatacaaacggccccatcttgcacatttggagacAGAGTCTGCGCAAATTGGAGGGTGGTGGCAATGTCCCGCTGCAGGTCACCCTCTGCGGTAACAAAAATGGGGTGAAATGGATAAATTAACACTTtgacatacatcagtgtgataagcaTGACTTAAACTGATAGAAACTCTATctgagaacattttatttggctTGACTTTATAATTTGTTGCATGTCCCATTCATTAACATCGAGCAGACCGGGTTTATGACTTTTTAg
The genomic region above belongs to Pleuronectes platessa chromosome 4, fPlePla1.1, whole genome shotgun sequence and contains:
- the LOC128437783 gene encoding arrestin domain-containing protein 3 isoform X1 → MSSTVKSVKVTYTPVNEQDTFTYGDLVSGQVILEVVKECQIESLSVKFKGKAEVMWTERYGQTTVVYSSKDKYFSLKHHFIKKDKDDQPLLSSQNGDTYSSVVAPGCHTYPFTFQFPSHRSLPSSFKGSVGKIVYLLEARLSRSMRLAKKDSSKLNFLAGADLNSDPKLLAPQQDSKDKKLKFFNSGSVAMDVHLERTGFFQGEGLKVVANIQNNSAREIKPKYTVYRKHSFFAGGKRRMDTKDVFREVGEPIPPNTNEIVTRFIAIPHDVEPSIHNCSIITAEHRLRVCLDVKYASDPEIKFPIVILPAGQGSAVAPPPADSDFGCGFPSEKSGNPEMVGWGAAAPQPPTQAFGPPPAYSEHEMYPPTTDYDNKYES
- the LOC128437786 gene encoding arrestin domain-containing protein 3, producing MTILNFSIEYDAVNSHNTFTNGDTINGRIIVEASKETKVRSLVFIAQGKARVVWHEHYGQNHHRVFWADEKYYNIEHHILREARQDGTEVIGKGRHVFPFSFAIPDRRIPSSFKDCTGKIVHKLKAELKQSMKLTKKAKSEFTFRSKADMDVPGLLEPQYGSKDKSLKLFGSGNVSMDIHTKRMGYKQGENVKVMMEIVNHSSRSVKPKFTLYEKRSFFAQGRRRVHTKEILKDKIEALASSSKDTVTKVISIPRELPPSILNCSIIKLEYRLKVYLDMKCTKDPVVKLPIVVLPEAAPATATAKQPASAAYGFEGFRNPTPPTWSTTPQQAAPRPFDPPPPYGAYAMPPTVTYFDKNSSLM
- the LOC128437783 gene encoding arrestin domain-containing protein 3 isoform X2 — translated: MSSTVKSVKVTYTPVNEQDTFTYGDLVSGQVILEVVKECQIESLSVKFKGKAEVMWTERYGQTTVVYSSKDKYFSLKHHFIKKDKDDQPLLSSQNGDTYSSVVAPGCHTYPFTFQFPSQSLPSSFKGSVGKIVYLLEARLSRSMRLAKKDSSKLNFLAGADLNSDPKLLAPQQDSKDKKLKFFNSGSVAMDVHLERTGFFQGEGLKVVANIQNNSAREIKPKYTVYRKHSFFAGGKRRMDTKDVFREVGEPIPPNTNEIVTRFIAIPHDVEPSIHNCSIITAEHRLRVCLDVKYASDPEIKFPIVILPAGQGSAVAPPPADSDFGCGFPSEKSGNPEMVGWGAAAPQPPTQAFGPPPAYSEHEMYPPTTDYDNKYES